In Gossypium arboreum isolate Shixiya-1 chromosome 6, ASM2569848v2, whole genome shotgun sequence, the following are encoded in one genomic region:
- the LOC108484021 gene encoding nuclear pore complex protein NUP85 translates to MPGVSSDSARGALVPLSPESPGAVVYPLRHGLKSPISRLSISWSRGNSLRVSVFAAPSSDGSVNDGDGGKVVEVKLGGGDGEISEAHWRRIAYGSVSPFALLQSRKNAVSSLSKMSMNSSPYDGDWWDYIMEYSKDINALLVNQKSASVPVLDDTKSVITKGEEPTSLKAAWELLEMFYAEKPSHSWLPERLVDWLADYDSLFSGTHPTVHSKLVDFQKEFVNLQVVEDDPKYWEVMSSALAVGWLNIVVKMLRLHGSYQLDQLSNRETENGLVEAVAVLISKMPRMRLEQEAGKLGECYKAKPDFVKAWEKWRGQINKLDSSAFWFQCAHQQTREGLRSMLQIMLGNANSLCSATYNWIELYISHFLYMRPLTVGLESMYSLAQKSIQLKPMASAHRLMGLIIGILGENTEVVLAECLKGFGPWMVAHAIELLTAGSDHAEMLLHEERQNLGGISIEELHRLVYAQVLSSFPLTWQIAPIYLISCMKHGMILLQILLSKQPVQDNQLLLKRIEICRLYELHSVTSNIMKIAGVHHWKHGRKGSGVFWLQQARDEYRLNRIALQLFDSVGKTISDESFKQWEGLIQLLGSDSKTAGGLEFLHKYRDFKKSLRQIHDGKATDPARQAVESLISLMKNPSTPQRFWLPLLYDSLKLLNWKERPLLNVSQTNLLLNKLQELSMARLRPDFIESELPPQALNSVRLALGTNLGRAILEE, encoded by the exons ATGCCCGGCGTCTCTTCTGATTCCGCCCGCGGCGCTTTGGTTCCACTTTCACCCGAGTCCCCGGGCGCGGTGGTGTATCCTCTCCGCCATGGTCTCAAGTCTCCAATCTCTAGACTCTCCATCTCATGGTCACGCGGTAACTCCCTCCGAGTCTCGGTTTTCGCCGCTCCTTCTTCCGATGGCTCCGTCAATGATGGTGACGGAGGAAAAGTAGTGGAAGTGAAGCTCGGCGGCGGAGACGGCGAGATCAGCGAGGCTCATTGGCGGAGGATCGCCTACGGTTCGGTCTCTCCTTTTGCTCTACTCCAAAGCAGGAAAAATGCTGTCTCCAGCTTGTCCAAAATGTCCATGAATTCTTCACCTTACGATGGTGACTG GTGGGATTACATAATGGAGTACAGCAAGGACATAAATGCCCTTCTAGTTAATCAGAAATCGGCTTCAGTTCCGGTTCTCGATGACACGAAGTCAGTCATAACT AAAGGAGAGGAACCAACTAGTTTGAAGGCTGCGTGGGAGCTATTGGAAATGTTTTATGCAGAAAAGCCATCTCATTCATGGTTACCCGAACGCCTTGTTGATTGGTTAGCT GATTACGATAGCCTTTTCTCTGGAACACACCCGACAGTCCACTCAAAGCTTGTTGATTTTCAAAAAGAATTTGTTAACTTGCAG GTTGTGGAGGATGATCCCAAATATTGGGAAGTTATGTCATCTGCACTTGCTGTTGGTTGGCTGAATATCGTA GTTAAAATGTTGCGCTTGCATGGTTCTTATCAATTAGATCAACTCAGCAATCGTGAG ACAGAGAATGGTCTTGTGGAGGCAGTTGCCGTTCTTATTTCAAAAATGCCACGCATGCGTTTGGAACAAGAAGCTGGGAAATTGGGTGAATGCTATAAGGCCAAGCCTGATTTTGTAAAG GCATGGGAGAAATGGCGGGGTCAGATAAATAAGCTGGATTCTAGTGCATTCTGGTTTCAGTGTGCTCACCAGCAGACTCGGGAGGGCTTGAGAAGTATGTTACAAATAATGCTGGGTAATGCTAATAGTCTCTGCTCTGCAACATATAACTGGATAGAGCTGTATATTTCTCACTTCCTATACATGAGGCCATTAACAGTG GGGTTAGAAAGCATGTACAGCTTGGCACAGAAAAGCATTCAATTGAAACCAATGGCTTCTGCACATAGGTTGATGGGGCTTATAATTGGAATTCTTGGGGAAAATACTGAG GTTGTATTAGCAGAATGCTTGAAAGGATTTGGTCCTTG GATGGTTGCGCATGCCATAGAGTTGTTGACTGCTGGGAGTGACCATGCAGAAATGCTTTTACATGAAGAGCGTCAGAACTTGGGGGGAATAAGCATAGAGGAGCTTCATCGACTTGTTTATGCTCAAGTCCTATCTTCATTTCCATTAACTTGGCAA ATTGCTCCAATTTATCTTATATCATGCATGAAGCACGGGATGATTCTGTTACAGATATTATTGTCCAAGCAACCTGTTCAAGATAATCAGTTATTGCTGAAG AGGATAGAGATTTGCCGCCTTTATGAACTCCATAGTGTAACTTCAAATATTATGAAG ATTGCTGGAGTACACCACTGGAAGCATGGTCGGAAAGGTTCTGGAGTCTTTTGGCTTCAGCAAGCTCGGGATGAATATCGTCTTAATAGGATAGCTCTGCAATTGTTTGATTCAGTTGGAAAAACAATCTCTGATGAGAGTTTCAAG CAATGGGAAGGTTTAATTCAGTTATTGGGTTCAGATTCTAAGACTGCTGGTGGACTAGAGTTCCTACACAA ATACAGAGATTTCAAGAAATCTCTTCGGCAGATTCATGACGGAAAGGCTACAGATCCTGCTCGGCAAGCTGTGGAATCTCTCATATCA CTTATGAAAAACCCTTCTACGCCTCAACGCTTTTGGCTGCCGCTTCTTTATGATTCG TTGAAGCTGCTTAATTGGAAGGAACGTCCTTTGTTGAATGTGTCTCAGACAAATCTTCTATTAAATAAACTACAAGAATTGTCCATGGCAAGGCTTCGGCCGGACTTTATTGAATCTGAGTTACCACCCCAGGCCTTGAACTCTGTTAGACTAGCTCTTGGCACGAATCTTGGACGTGCAATCCTAGAGGAATGA
- the LOC108485948 gene encoding uncharacterized protein LOC108485948, producing the protein MDLSSSSSSSSSSSSSSTPRPNNHHHHLHYTRLHYRFKPTQPVAERIARALRHPLFLLHRSDSDFLVLGATGNVYTVTLSSTPSCTCPDRTTPCKHILFVLIRALGVSVDDACLRRRTLRPCRLSRLLGTLTLPEALAGAGVRERFHQLFSQRKKQGESGGVKEIEEGTVCPVCLEEMEKGEKVAACSTCRNLIHEECLMRWKRSRGRRSANCVICRARWSTDQEKYLNLAAYIGRDDVGDGGSSLCAG; encoded by the coding sequence ATGGACCTCTCTTCTAGTTCATCATCATCCTCATCCTCATCCTCATCATCAACCCCACGACCAAACAACCATCATCATCACCTCCATTACACCAGGCTACATTATCGTTTCAAACCAACTCAACCAGTTGCTGAAAGGATAGCTCGAGCGCTCCGTCACCCGCTCTTCCTCCTCCATCGATCCGATTCCGACTTTTTAGTGTTAGGTGCTACGGGGAATGTCTACACCGTGACCTTATCTTCCACCCCTTCATGCACCTGCCCCGACCGTACGACCCCATGCAAGCACATCTTATTCGTTCTAATCCGAGCATTGGGCGTCTCGGTCGACGACGCGTGTCTCCGGAGGCGAACTCTCCGTCCATGTAGGCTCAGCCGTCTCCTCGGGACGCTGACGTTGCCTGAAGCTCTAGCCGGGGCAGGGGTACGCGAGAGGTTCCACCAACTTTTCTCTCAGAGGAAAAAACAAGGCGAGTCCGGGGGAGTTAAGGAGATAGAAGAAGGAACGGTTTGCCCCGTTTGCTTGGAGGAAATGGAGAAAGGAGAGAAGGTGGCGGCGTGTTCCACGTGTCGGAACCTGATCCATGAAGAGTGTTTGATGAGGTGGAAGAGGAGTCGAGGGAGGAGGTCGGCTAATTGTGTAATTTGTCGTGCCAGGTGGAGTACTGATCAAGAGAAGTATTTGAATTTGGCTGCTTATATTGGTCGTGACGACGTTGGCGACGGTGGTAGTAGCCTATGTGCTGGATAA